The following nucleotide sequence is from Dyella sp. BiH032.
CAGGCCGACCAGCCGAAGATCGGCTTTTCCATCGACGACCTGCGCCTGGAGCGCTGGACGCGCGACCGCGACTACTTCGTCGCTGCGGCGGAAAAGCTTGGCGCCAAGGTCTACGTGCAATCGGCTGATGGCAACGAGCAGCGCCAGGTGCAGCAGCTGGAGAACCTGATCTCGCGCGGCGTGAACGTGCTGGTGATCGTGCCGATGAATTCCAAGGTACTGGACAACGTGATCGCCGAGGCCAAGCGCAACGGCATCAAGGTGATCTCCTACGACCGCCTGATCCTCGGCGCCGACGTCGACGCCTACATCTCCTTCGACAACGAGAAGGTGGGCGAACTGCAGGCGCAGGGCGTGCTCGACGCGGCGCCCAAGGGCAACTACTTCCTGCTCGGCGGCTCGCCCACCGACAACAACGCGAAGATCCTGCGCGAGGGCCAGATGAAGGTGCTGCAGCCGGCCATCGACAAGGGCGACGTGAAGGTGGTCGGCCAGCAGTGGACGCCGGAATGGGATGCCTCCAAGGCGCTGCGCATCGTCGAGGACGCGCTCACCGCCAACCACAATGACATCCAGGGCGTGGTCGCCTCCAACGACGCCATCGCCGGCGGCGCGATCCAGGCGCTGGCGGCGCAGCAGCTCGCGGGCAAGGTCGCCGTGTCCGGCCAGGACGCGGACCTGGCCGGCGTGCGCCGCGTGGTCGAGGGCACCCAGACCATGACCGTGTACAAGCCGCTGAAGACCATCGCCACCACCGCGGCCGAGCTGGCGGTGAAGCTGGCCAAGGGCGAGGCGCCCGCGTACACCGGCAAAATGAACAACGGCAAGAAAGACGTGGATGCCATCCTGCTCCAGCCGACGCTGCTGACCAAGGCGAACGTCGACACGGTGATCAAGGACGGTTTCTACACCCGCGAGCAAATCGACGGCGCGAAGTAAGCAGCGGCACCATGACGGAGGCGAGCCCCCACCTGTTCGAGATGCGCGGCATCGCCAAGTCCTTCGGCGGGGTCAGGGCGCTGGACGGCATCGACCTGCAGCTGCGTGCGGGGGAATGCCTGGGCCTGTGCGGCGAGAACGGCGCCGGCAAGTCCACGCTGATGAAGGTGCTTTCCGGGGTCTATCCGCACGGCACCTGGGACGGCGAGATCCTGTGGCGCGGGCAGCCGCTGCGCGCCCGTTCGGTACGCGACAGCGAGCGCGCCGGCATCGTCATCATCCATCAGGAACTGATGCTGGTACCGCGGCTGTCGGTGGCGGAGAACATCTTCCTGGGCCACGAGATCACCCGGCCGGGCGGGCGCATGGACTACGACGCCATGTACGCGAAGGCCGATGCGCTGCTGAAGGAATTAGGACTGCACGACGTCAACGTCGCGCTGCCGGCCATGCACTACGGCGGCGGCCACCAGCAGCTGTTCGAGATCGCCAAGGCGCTGGCCAAGGACGCGAAGCTGCTGATCCTGGACGAGCCCACCTCCTCGCTGACCTCCAGCGAGACCGAGGTGCTGCTGCGCATCGTCGAGGACCTCAAGCGCCGCGGCGTGGCCTGCATCTATATCTCGCACAAGCTCGACGAAGTGGAGCGCGTGTGCGACACGGTCAGCGTGATCCGCGACGGCCGGCACATCGCCACACGGCCGATGCGCGAGTTGGACGTGGACGCGATCATCGCCCTGATGGTGGGCCGCAAGCTGGAGAACCTCTATCCGCGCGTCGAGCATGCCATCGGCGAGGTGATCTTCGAGGCGCGCCACGCCACCTGCTTCGACCCGGTCAATCCGCAGCGCAAGCGGGTGGACGGCGTTTCGTTCCAGCTGCGGCGCGGCGAGATCCTCGGCATCGCCGGCCTGGTCGGCGCGGGCCGTACCGAACTGGTGAGCGCGATCTTCGGCGCCTACGCGGGACGCTATGCGGTGGACCTGGTGCTGGAGGGCAAGCCGCTCAAGGTCCGCTCGCCCGGCGAGGCCATCCGCGCCGGGTTGGGCATGGTGCCGGAGGACCGCAAGCGTCACGGCATCGTCCCGCTGCTCGGCGTGGGCGACAACATCACCCTGGCGACGCTGCAGCACTACGCGCGCGGCGGCCGCATCGATCGCCAGCGCGAACTGCACACCATCGAGACGCAGATCGCCGAGCGCCGCGTGAAGACGTCCAGCCCCGCGTTGCCCATCGCCAAGCTCTCCGGCGGCAACCAGCAGAAGGCGGTGCTGGCGCGGATGCTGCTGGCCAAGCCCAAGGTGCTGATCCTGGACGAGCCCACCCGCGGCGTGGACGTGGGCGCCAAAGCCGAGATCTACCGGCTGATCTTCGAGCTGGCCGCGCAAGGCGTGTCGATCATCCTGGTCTCCTCGGAGATGCCCGAAGTGCTGGGCATGGCCGATCGCGTGCTGGTGATGGGCGAAGGCCGGCTGCGCGGCGACTTCCCCAACCAGGGACTGACCCAGGAACAGGTGCTGGCCGCGGCGATCGACGCCAGTCCGCGCGCCGCCTGACCCGAAGCGACATCACGGAAACCGCATGCAAGCCCAGCACATCCAGCAACTGTTCGCGCGCTACAAGATCCTGGCCCTGCTGCTGGCGGTAGCGGTGATCTGGATTTTTTTCCACGCCGCGACCGGCGGGGACTTCCTGACTTCCCGCAACCTCTCCAACCTGTTCCGGCAGATGGCGATCACCGGCATGCTCGCCTGCGGCATGGTGTTCGTGATCATCGCCGGGGAGATCGACCTGTCCGTCGGCTCGCTGCTGGGCCTGCTCGGCGGCGTGGCGGCGGTGCTCACAGTGAACCTCGGCTGGTCCACGGTGCCCGCGATCGCCGCGGTGCTCGTGCTGGGCTTGCTGATTGGCCTGTTCAATGGCTTCTGGGTGACGCGGCTGCGGGTGCCGTCCTTCATCGTGGGCCTGGGCGGCATGCTGGCGTTCCGCGGCGTGCTGCTGGGCGTGACCCACAGCGCCACTATCTCGCCGGTGCCGGCCGACATGGTGTACCTCGGGCAGGGCTACGTGTCCCCGACGCTGTCGTCGGTGCTGGGCGTGGTGATCTTCGCCGTCGTCGTGGCGCTGACCGTGCTGCGCCGGCGGCGCCGCGCGCAGTTGCAGATCCGCCAGCTGCCGGCCTGGGCCGACGCGCTGAAGGTGGTGGCGATCGGTGCGGCGCTGGCGGCGTTCGTGGTCACGCTCAATCGCTACGGCGGGATTCCGCTGCCGGTGATGATCCTGCTCGCTCTGCTGGCCATCTTCAGCTACGTCGCCTCGCAGACCGTGCTGGGCCGGCACATCTACGCCGTGGGCGGCAACCTGGAGGCCACGCGCCTGTCCGGCGTGAACGTGGCGCGGGTGAAGCTGGTGGTGTTCGGCCTGATGGGTGTGATGTGCGCCTTCGCCGGCATCGTCAACACCGCGCGCCTCGCCGCGGGTTCGCCCTCGGCCGGCACCAATGGCGAGCTGGATGCGATCGCCGCCTGCTTCATCGGCGGCGCCTCGATGCGTGGCGGCGCGGGTACGGTGCACGGGGCCCTGATCGGCGCGCTGGTGATGGCCAGCCTGGACAACGGCATGTCCATGATGGACGTGGACACGTACTGGCAGTACATCGTCAAGGGCGCGATTCTCGTGCTGGCCGTCTGGGTGGATGTGTTGACGGGCACGCAGCGGGACTAAGGCCTGGCTAAGTCCGGTTCGTGACGGCCGAGGGCGACGTAAGTTTCACTCCCCATTCGCGCGATCGATCCCTATGCTGAGGCCATGGAGGGGCTGATCCGCCAGGCGTACCGCAAACACGATTTCGTCGCCGCTGTGATCGCCGTCGCCGTGGTGGCCGCGGCGTCGGTCTGGCTGACCCGCTATGGCGGTCCGATCGCCACGGTATGGCTGGCCAATGGCGTCAGCATCGCGGTGCTGATGCAACGCGGCGGCCTCGGCACCGGCCCCTTCCTGCT
It contains:
- a CDS encoding xylose ABC transporter ATP-binding protein; amino-acid sequence: MTEASPHLFEMRGIAKSFGGVRALDGIDLQLRAGECLGLCGENGAGKSTLMKVLSGVYPHGTWDGEILWRGQPLRARSVRDSERAGIVIIHQELMLVPRLSVAENIFLGHEITRPGGRMDYDAMYAKADALLKELGLHDVNVALPAMHYGGGHQQLFEIAKALAKDAKLLILDEPTSSLTSSETEVLLRIVEDLKRRGVACIYISHKLDEVERVCDTVSVIRDGRHIATRPMRELDVDAIIALMVGRKLENLYPRVEHAIGEVIFEARHATCFDPVNPQRKRVDGVSFQLRRGEILGIAGLVGAGRTELVSAIFGAYAGRYAVDLVLEGKPLKVRSPGEAIRAGLGMVPEDRKRHGIVPLLGVGDNITLATLQHYARGGRIDRQRELHTIETQIAERRVKTSSPALPIAKLSGGNQQKAVLARMLLAKPKVLILDEPTRGVDVGAKAEIYRLIFELAAQGVSIILVSSEMPEVLGMADRVLVMGEGRLRGDFPNQGLTQEQVLAAAIDASPRAA
- a CDS encoding sugar ABC transporter permease, with protein sequence MQAQHIQQLFARYKILALLLAVAVIWIFFHAATGGDFLTSRNLSNLFRQMAITGMLACGMVFVIIAGEIDLSVGSLLGLLGGVAAVLTVNLGWSTVPAIAAVLVLGLLIGLFNGFWVTRLRVPSFIVGLGGMLAFRGVLLGVTHSATISPVPADMVYLGQGYVSPTLSSVLGVVIFAVVVALTVLRRRRRAQLQIRQLPAWADALKVVAIGAALAAFVVTLNRYGGIPLPVMILLALLAIFSYVASQTVLGRHIYAVGGNLEATRLSGVNVARVKLVVFGLMGVMCAFAGIVNTARLAAGSPSAGTNGELDAIAACFIGGASMRGGAGTVHGALIGALVMASLDNGMSMMDVDTYWQYIVKGAILVLAVWVDVLTGTQRD
- the xylF gene encoding D-xylose ABC transporter substrate-binding protein translates to MKRLFVRAMLPLLLLATVVLAACGGKQADQPKIGFSIDDLRLERWTRDRDYFVAAAEKLGAKVYVQSADGNEQRQVQQLENLISRGVNVLVIVPMNSKVLDNVIAEAKRNGIKVISYDRLILGADVDAYISFDNEKVGELQAQGVLDAAPKGNYFLLGGSPTDNNAKILREGQMKVLQPAIDKGDVKVVGQQWTPEWDASKALRIVEDALTANHNDIQGVVASNDAIAGGAIQALAAQQLAGKVAVSGQDADLAGVRRVVEGTQTMTVYKPLKTIATTAAELAVKLAKGEAPAYTGKMNNGKKDVDAILLQPTLLTKANVDTVIKDGFYTREQIDGAK